One genomic region from Danio aesculapii chromosome 24, fDanAes4.1, whole genome shotgun sequence encodes:
- the LOC130218850 gene encoding LOW QUALITY PROTEIN: C-reactive protein-like (The sequence of the model RefSeq protein was modified relative to this genomic sequence to represent the inferred CDS: inserted 1 base in 1 codon): MAVSPCIFSLVRKQXFFRLPPLSIFQTHLCVSWESATGLTAFWVDGRRSLYQVYRKGYSIRPGGTVLLGQDPDSYVGSFEIDQSFVGEFTDLQMWDYVLSSTQIKAVYNNQDNRVKGNVFDWNSIKYDINMGLGGKTLLFPTATDSSYVKLSPKRPLSLSAFTLCMRVATVLPAKREIILFAYRTPEADELNVWREKDGRFSLYIQSSKDAAFFRLPPLSTFKTHLCVSWESATGLTAFWEDGRRSVYQIYRQGYSIRPGGTVLLGQDPDSYVGSFDVDQSFVGETTDLQMWDYVLSSTQIKAVYYNQDNRVKGNVFDWNSIKYDVIGNVLVAPDN; the protein is encoded by the exons ATGGCCGTTTCTCCTTGTATATTCAGTCTAGTAAGGAAGC CTTTTTTCCGTCTTCCTCCTCTCTCCATCTTTCAGACTCACCTGTGCGTCTCCTGGGAGTCTGCGACTGGTCTTACTGCTTTTTGGGTGGACGGACGTCGCAGTTTGTACCAAGTCTACAGGAAAGGTTACTCAATTCGTCCTGGCGGCACCGTCCTGCTCGGACAAGACCCTGATTCCTATGTAGGTTCCTTTGAAATAGATCAGAGCTTTGTGGGAGAATTTACAGATCTGCAAATGTGGGACTATGTTCTGTCCAGCACTCAGATTAAAGCGGTGTACAATAACCAGGATAATCGTGTGAAGGGAAATGTGTTTGACTGGAACTCCATCAAATATGAT ATAAACA TGGGTCTCGGTGGTAAAACGCTTCTGTTCCCGACCGCTACTGACTCCAGTTATGTTAAACTCAGTCCTAAAAGACCCCTGAGTCTGTCAGCGTTTACTCTCTGCATGCGTGTGGCGACGGTGCTGCCGGCCAAAAGGGAGATTATCCTGTTCGCCTACCGCACACCTGAAGCTGATGAGCTCAATGTGTGGAGAGAGAAAGATGGCCGTTTCTCCTTGTATATTCAGTCTAGTAAGGATGCAGCGTTTTTCCGTCTTCCTCCTCTCTCCACATTTAAGACTCACCTGTGCGTCTCCTGGGAGTCTGCGACTGGTCTTACTGCTTTCTGGGAGGACGGACGTCGCAGTGTGTACCAAATCTACAGGCAAGGTTACTCAATTCGTCCTGGCGGCACCGTCCTGCTCGGACAAGACCCTGATTCATATGTAGGTTCCTTTGATGTCGATCAGAGCTTTGTGGGAGAAACTACAGATCTGCAAATGTGGGACTATGTTCTGTCCAGCACTCAGATTAAAGCGGTGTACTATAACCAGGATAATCGTGTGAAGGGAAATGTGTTTGACTGGAACTCCATCAAATATGATGTTATTGGAAATGTGCTTGTGGCTCCAGATAACTGA
- the LOC130218400 gene encoding LOW QUALITY PROTEIN: C-reactive protein-like (The sequence of the model RefSeq protein was modified relative to this genomic sequence to represent the inferred CDS: inserted 3 bases in 2 codons): protein MAVSPCIFSLVRMQXFFRLPPLSTFKTHLCVSWESATGLTAFWEDGRRSVYQVYRQGYSIRPGGTVLLGQDPDSYVGSFEIDQSFVGETTDLQMWDYVLSSTQIKAVYLNQDNRVKGNVFDWNSIKYDINMGLGGKTLLFPTATDSSYVKLHPKRPLSLSAFTLCMRVATELPAKREIILFAYRTPEADELNVWXEKDGRFSLYIQSSKDAAFFRLPPLSTFKTHLCVSWESATGLTAFWEDGRRSVYQVYRQGYSIRPGGTVLLGQDPDSYVGSFDVDQSFVGETTDLQMWDYVLSSTQIKAVYYNQDNRVKGNVFDWNSIKYDVIGNVLVAPDN from the exons ATGGCCGTTTCTCCTTGTATATTCAGTCTAGTAAGGATGC CGTTTTTCCGTCTTCCTCCTCTCTCCACATTTAAGACTCACCTGTGCGTCTCCTGGGAGTCTGCGACTGGTCTTACTGCTTTCTGGGAGGACGGACGTCGCAGTGTGTACCAAGTCTACAGGCAAGGTTACTCAATTCGTCCTGGCGGCACCGTCCTGCTCGGACAAGACCCTGATTCATATGTAGGTTCCTTTGAAATAGATCAGAGTTTTGTGGGAGAAACTACAGATCTGCAAATGTGGGACTATGTTCTGTCCAGCACTCAGATTAAAGCGGTGTACTTAAACCAGGATAATCGTGTGAAGGGAAATGTGTTTGACTGGAACTCCATCAAATATGAT ATAAACA TGGGTCTCGGTGGTAAAACGCTTCTGTTCCCGACCGCTACTGACTCCAGTTATGTTAAACTCCATCCTAAAAGACCCCTGAGTCTGTCAGCGTTTACTCTCTGCATGCGTGTGGCGACGGAGCTGCCGGCCAAAAGGGAGATTATCCTGTTCGCCTACCGCACACCTGAAGCTGATGAGCTCAATGTGTG AGAGAAAGATGGCCGTTTCTCCTTGTATATTCAGTCTAGTAAGGATGCAGCGTTTTTCCGTCTTCCTCCTCTCTCCACATTTAAGACTCACCTGTGCGTCTCCTGGGAGTCTGCGACTGGTCTTACTGCTTTCTGGGAGGACGGACGTCGCAGTGTGTACCAAGTCTACAGGCAAGGTTACTCAATTCGTCCTGGCGGCACCGTCCTGCTCGGACAAGACCCTGATTCATATGTAGGTTCCTTTGATGTAGATCAGAGTTTTGTGGGAGAAACTACAGATCTGCAAATGTGGGACTATGTTCTGTCCAGCACTCAGATTAAAGCGGTGTACTATAACCAGGATAATCGTGTGAAGGGAAATGTGTTTGACTGGAACTCCATCAAATATGATGTTATTGGAAATGTGCTTGTGGCTCCAGATAACTGA
- the crp1 gene encoding LOW QUALITY PROTEIN: C-reactive protein (The sequence of the model RefSeq protein was modified relative to this genomic sequence to represent the inferred CDS: inserted 1 base in 1 codon): protein MAVSPCIFSLVRMQXFFRLPPLSTFKTHLCVSWESATGLTAFWEDGRRSVYQIYRQGYSIRPGGTVLLGQDPDSYVGSFDVDQSFVGETTDLQMWDYVLSSTQIKAVYYNQDNRVKGNVFDWNSIKYDVIGNVLVAPDNTPFCRTICDKMLAPVVLFFCLLCLTPATTEVGLAGKVLLFPYETDYSYVKLTPKKPLGLSAFTLCMRVATELQGERQIILFAYRTPDFDELNLWREKDGRVSFYLSGDGAFFNLPPLSTFRTHLCLSWSSRTGLAAFWVDGRRSAFQLYKPGHSIRPQGTALVGQDPDKHLGDFEAVQSFAGELTDLNMWDYVLTGNQIKALYLNQVQRVSKGNLFDWSSIEYEIKGNVLVVQDD, encoded by the exons ATGGCCGTTTCTCCTTGTATATTCAGTCTAGTAAGGATGC CGTTTTTCCGTCTTCCTCCTCTCTCCACATTTAAGACTCACCTGTGCGTCTCCTGGGAGTCTGCGACTGGTCTTACTGCTTTCTGGGAGGACGGACGTCGCAGTGTGTACCAAATCTACAGGCAAGGTTACTCAATTCGTCCTGGCGGCACCGTCCTGCTCGGACAAGACCCTGATTCATATGTAGGTTCCTTTGATGTAGATCAGAGCTTTGTGGGAGAAACTACAGATCTGCAAATGTGGGACTATGTTCTGTCCAGCACTCAGATTAAAGCGGTGTACTATAACCAGGATAATCGTGTGAAGGGAAATGTGTTTGACTGGAACTCCATCAAATATGATGTTATTGGAAATGTGCTTGTGGCTCCAGATAAC ACACCCTTCTGCCGCACG ATCTGCGACAAGATGCTGGCACCGGTGGTCTTATTTTTCTGTCTGCTCTGCTTGACACCCGCAACGACTGAAG TGGGTCTTGCTGGTAAAGTGCTTCTGTTCCCGTACGAGACAGACTACAGCTATGTTAAACTCACTCCTAAGAAGCCTCTGGGTCTTTCCGCGTTTACTCTCTGCATGCGTGTGGCGACGGAGCTCCAGGGCGAGCGGCAGATCATCCTGTTCGCCTATCGAACACCTGACTTTGATGAACTGAACTTGTGGAGGGAGAAAGACGGCCGTGTGTCCTTTTATCTCAGTGGTGATGGAGCGTTTTTCAACCTGCCACCTCTGTCCACCTTCCGGACGCACCTGTGCCTGTCCTGGAGCTCTCGCACCGGACTGGCTGCCTTCTGGGTAGACGGACGCCGAAGTGCGTTTCAGCTTTATAAACCGGGTCACAGCATCCGACCGCAGGGCACCGCTCTGGTTGGACAGGACCCTGATAAACACCTGGGCGACTTCGAGGCGGTGCAGAGTTTCGCCGGCGAGCTCACAGACCTGAACATGTGGGATTACGTGCTCACCGGGAACCAGATTAAAGCGCTGTATTTGAACCAGGTGCAGCGCGTGTCGAAGGGAAACTTGTTTGACTGGAGCTCCATCGAGTACGAGATTAAGGGAAACGTGCTTGTCGTGCAAGACGATTAA